Proteins from one Pontibacter korlensis genomic window:
- a CDS encoding S1C family serine protease, translating into MLEYRAYEEIERYLDGRMAPEERIGFEALLRTDARLAEQVQEHKQLLQTMKSFGKRQDLRQKLNLIHGEMEAEQESVAATPNGWKIFWNRHKQTVAVAASVSLLSVFGTLWSVQQLKAPVRQQTARYVELRREVERLKKAQTAIINGINDASKPAPRPATFSGTGFAISSDGYIVTSSHVVEGADSIMIENKSGYKYKVSEVYRDEIHDLSILKVSEENFDGFGKLPYTFKKTESDLGERVFTLGYPREDIVFGEGSLSSSSGFEGDTTAYQISIPLNPGNSGGPLLDDKGNLIGVISGKQAGQEGAAFAIKSAYLLQLIDELAVTGQVLPLDLPKNNALSSQSRPQQLKKLQEYVFVVKVYN; encoded by the coding sequence ATGTTAGAGTACCGCGCATACGAAGAGATAGAACGCTACCTGGACGGCCGCATGGCCCCCGAAGAAAGGATTGGTTTTGAGGCATTGCTTCGCACCGATGCCCGCCTGGCAGAGCAAGTGCAGGAGCATAAGCAACTTCTGCAAACCATGAAAAGCTTTGGAAAGCGGCAGGACCTGCGCCAGAAGCTAAACCTGATACACGGCGAAATGGAGGCAGAGCAAGAGTCTGTTGCAGCTACTCCAAACGGCTGGAAAATATTCTGGAACCGACACAAGCAAACAGTTGCAGTGGCCGCCAGTGTGTCGCTTTTATCTGTGTTCGGTACCCTCTGGAGTGTGCAACAGCTAAAAGCACCGGTACGGCAGCAGACAGCACGCTATGTAGAACTTCGCCGTGAGGTGGAGCGCCTGAAAAAAGCCCAGACTGCTATCATCAATGGTATCAACGATGCCAGTAAGCCAGCTCCTCGCCCGGCTACATTTAGCGGCACCGGCTTTGCCATCTCTTCAGACGGTTATATAGTTACCAGCTCACACGTAGTGGAAGGCGCTGACTCCATTATGATCGAAAACAAGTCTGGCTACAAGTATAAAGTAAGCGAAGTATATCGCGACGAAATTCACGACCTATCTATATTAAAGGTATCTGAAGAGAATTTTGATGGCTTCGGCAAGCTGCCTTATACCTTCAAGAAAACTGAATCTGACCTTGGCGAAAGGGTCTTTACACTCGGCTATCCGCGCGAGGATATTGTTTTCGGGGAAGGCTCTCTTAGCTCCTCTTCCGGTTTTGAAGGAGATACCACAGCGTACCAGATATCTATTCCGCTTAACCCGGGTAACAGCGGTGGCCCACTTCTCGACGATAAGGGCAACCTGATAGGTGTGATTAGTGGCAAGCAAGCTGGGCAGGAAGGTGCTGCTTTTGCTATCAAGTCTGCTTACCTGCTGCAGCTGATCGATGAACTAGCCGTTACAGGTCAGGTTCTGCCACTAGATCTACCAAAAAATAATGCACTTTCTTCCCAAAGCAGGCCACAGCAACTCAAAAAGCTGCAGGAGTACGTTTTTGTAGTGAAGGTGTACAATTGA
- a CDS encoding RNA polymerase sigma factor produces MKKSLYETDEAVIQGIRRSDDRALAHLYKLYFPMISHFILSNSGTDDEAKDIYQEGVIVFYEKIRDNSLELSCQIKTYLYSVCRRLWLKRLAEKGRFASKLDETDSFVPVDEDTLQYEEQERQFGIMGEALEQLGEPCRSLIEDFYIRMQNMQDITDKFGYTNTDTAKNQKYKCLQRLKKIFFATYKPEV; encoded by the coding sequence ATGAAGAAGAGTTTGTATGAGACGGATGAGGCGGTAATACAGGGTATCCGGCGCAGTGACGACAGGGCGCTCGCCCACCTATACAAACTGTACTTCCCGATGATTTCTCACTTTATCTTGAGTAACAGCGGAACCGATGACGAGGCAAAGGACATTTACCAGGAGGGCGTTATTGTGTTCTATGAGAAGATAAGGGATAATAGTCTGGAGTTAAGCTGTCAGATCAAGACCTATCTGTACTCTGTGTGCAGAAGGCTTTGGCTAAAGCGCCTGGCAGAGAAAGGCCGCTTTGCTTCCAAGCTTGACGAGACCGACAGCTTTGTGCCCGTTGATGAGGACACGCTACAGTACGAAGAGCAGGAAAGGCAGTTTGGCATAATGGGCGAAGCACTGGAGCAGCTTGGTGAGCCCTGCCGCAGCCTGATCGAAGACTTCTACATCCGGATGCAAAACATGCAGGATATCACGGACAAGTTTGGCTACACCAATACCGATACAGCCAAAAACCAGAAGTATAAGTGCCTGCAGCGCCTGAAGAAGATATTTTTTGCCACCTATAAACCTGAGGTATAA
- a CDS encoding bifunctional 3-deoxy-7-phosphoheptulonate synthase/chorismate mutase type II, whose product MKFNSRESFFKGLQADQGQPLVIAGPCSAESEEQVMQTAEALKQQHVHLFRAGIWKPRTRPGSFEGVGTKGLAWLARVKQELGLKVSTEVATAKHVEEALKHGIDVLWIGARTTVNPFAVQEIADALQGVNVPVLVKNPVNPDLALWIGALERIYRAGVTNLAAIHRGFSSYQKSKYRNVPLWQIPIELKAQYQDLPVIVDPSHIGGSRDLLFPISQKALDLGYDGVMIETHPRPDEALSDATQQVTPARLAEVLGQLQVRKTNYDDAELENRSEQLRLQIDAADHDIIAALARRMALVEQIGEYKKLNNVQVLQLERWKEIFRTRADWAEDAGVNAAFVEELYKLIHVESIRKQTQILDGV is encoded by the coding sequence ATGAAGTTTAATAGCAGAGAATCTTTTTTCAAGGGCCTGCAGGCTGACCAGGGGCAACCGCTGGTAATAGCAGGTCCGTGCAGTGCCGAGAGTGAGGAGCAGGTTATGCAGACGGCAGAGGCACTAAAGCAGCAGCATGTTCACTTGTTTCGCGCCGGTATCTGGAAACCACGTACACGGCCCGGAAGCTTTGAAGGCGTAGGTACCAAAGGATTAGCCTGGTTAGCGCGTGTAAAGCAGGAGTTGGGGCTGAAAGTTTCGACGGAAGTTGCCACAGCCAAACACGTAGAGGAGGCCTTGAAGCATGGAATTGATGTGCTCTGGATTGGGGCCCGCACCACGGTTAACCCCTTTGCTGTGCAGGAGATAGCCGATGCGCTGCAGGGTGTGAATGTGCCGGTACTGGTGAAGAACCCTGTTAATCCCGACCTAGCCTTATGGATTGGAGCCCTTGAGCGTATCTACCGTGCGGGAGTAACGAATTTGGCGGCCATACACCGTGGTTTCTCATCATATCAGAAATCAAAGTACAGGAATGTGCCTTTATGGCAAATTCCCATAGAGCTGAAGGCGCAGTACCAGGATCTGCCGGTAATTGTAGACCCCAGCCACATAGGAGGCAGCCGTGATTTGCTCTTCCCGATATCGCAGAAAGCGCTGGACTTAGGATATGATGGCGTGATGATTGAAACGCACCCAAGACCTGACGAAGCCCTAAGCGATGCAACACAACAGGTAACCCCTGCAAGGTTAGCAGAAGTACTGGGGCAGCTGCAGGTGCGTAAAACCAATTACGACGATGCTGAGCTGGAGAACCGTAGCGAACAGTTGCGTCTTCAGATAGATGCTGCCGACCATGACATTATTGCGGCACTTGCCCGGCGTATGGCGCTGGTAGAGCAAATCGGCGAGTATAAAAAATTGAATAACGTGCAGGTGTTACAACTGGAGCGTTGGAAGGAGATTTTCCGTACCCGTGCCGACTGGGCAGAGGATGCTGGTGTGAATGCTGCCTTTGTTGAAGAGCTCTATAAACTGATCCATGTAGAGTCAATCCGCAAACAAACACAAATTTTAGATGGGGTTTAA
- a CDS encoding proline dehydrogenase family protein codes for MNPITKVSFDDTAVAFSSKSDAELYKMYALFKAMNSNTFVKVGGTLLNTALSLHLPVKFIIKPTIFNHFCGGETIEESERAIKELGAYNIGTILDYSVEGEGDEKSFNATRDELLKCIEKAHGNKHIPFAVFKITGLIDIKLLEKVQERQELTADERAAFERGRDRVNTICKRCYERDVRVFIDAEESWIQDTIDNLTYEMMELYNKEKANIYNTYQLYRHDRLDVIKRDYENAIKGGYYLGAKLVRGAYMEKERKRAQLEGYPSPINPTKEATDKLFNEALRYCVERLDRIAFCNGTHNEDSCYLLVELMEEFEMEPNDPRVHFAQLYGMSDNLSYNLAHAGYNVAKYVPYGPVVEVMPYLLRRANENTAIAGQSSREFTLIQSEIERRKKAKQ; via the coding sequence ATGAACCCGATTACCAAAGTCTCTTTCGACGATACAGCCGTTGCCTTCTCATCAAAGTCTGACGCTGAATTATACAAAATGTATGCGCTGTTTAAAGCCATGAACAGCAATACTTTCGTGAAGGTTGGAGGCACTCTGTTGAACACAGCCCTGAGCCTTCATCTTCCAGTAAAGTTTATTATAAAGCCTACTATTTTCAACCACTTCTGCGGCGGCGAAACCATTGAGGAATCGGAGCGTGCTATAAAAGAGCTGGGAGCATATAACATCGGTACAATTCTGGACTACTCGGTAGAGGGCGAAGGCGATGAGAAAAGCTTTAACGCTACCCGCGATGAGCTGCTGAAGTGTATCGAAAAGGCACATGGAAATAAACATATTCCTTTCGCAGTTTTTAAGATAACTGGTCTTATTGACATCAAACTGCTGGAGAAAGTGCAGGAGAGGCAGGAGCTTACTGCCGACGAGCGTGCAGCCTTTGAGCGTGGTCGTGATCGTGTAAATACCATCTGCAAACGCTGCTATGAACGTGATGTACGCGTGTTTATAGATGCTGAAGAGAGCTGGATACAGGATACTATCGACAACCTGACCTATGAGATGATGGAGCTTTACAATAAAGAGAAAGCCAACATCTACAATACCTACCAACTCTACCGCCACGATCGTCTGGACGTAATCAAGCGTGATTATGAGAATGCTATCAAGGGCGGCTACTACCTTGGTGCCAAGCTGGTGAGAGGTGCCTATATGGAAAAGGAACGCAAGCGTGCTCAACTCGAAGGCTACCCAAGCCCAATCAACCCAACAAAAGAAGCTACAGACAAGCTGTTTAATGAGGCCCTGCGTTACTGTGTGGAGCGCCTAGATCGTATTGCTTTCTGCAACGGCACACATAACGAAGATAGCTGCTATTTGCTAGTAGAGCTGATGGAGGAGTTTGAGATGGAGCCTAACGACCCGCGCGTGCACTTTGCCCAGCTGTACGGCATGAGCGATAACCTCTCCTATAACCTTGCCCATGCAGGTTATAATGTAGCCAAGTATGTGCCTTACGGCCCAGTGGTGGAGGTAATGCCATACCTGTTGCGCCGTGCTAATGAGAACACGGCCATTGCTGGCCAGAGCAGCCGCGAGTTCACCCTTATCCAGAGCGAAATTGAGCGCCGCAAGAAGGCGAAGCAATAA